DNA from Limnohabitans sp.:
TTTTCAATCGATGAAAAGCCCGCCCCCAAAGAAATACTGCCTGTGGGCTTTTCAGTCACCGTGAACAGCAAGTCAACCTGGTCTGGCGCACCCGGCACTTCCAAAGTTTCAATGTTCACGCTGGTGAAATACCCCAAACGATCGACACGGTCACGAGACAAGCGAATTTTGTCACCGTCATACCAGGCGGCCTCCAATTGGCGAAATTCACGCCTTATGACTTCATCACGCGTTCGGTCGTTACCTGCCACCTGAATTCGACGCACATACGCCCTACGCGAGGGTTCAGCCAACAAAACCAATTGAACCCGGTTGTTTTGTCGATCAATCTCGGGCTTGGCCTCTACCCTTGCAAAAGCAAAGCCGAATTTGCCAAAGTACTCTGTGAATGCCTTGGTGGTCTCAGCCACCGTTTCGGCGTTATAAGGCTTGCCTACTGCAATCTTTATCAAAGCCTTGAACTCGTTGTCTCGTTCAAGGTAATTGCCCTCAAGACGCACGCCAGAAGTCACAAACCGCTCTCCCTCGGTGATGTTGATGGTGATCGCCATCTCTTGTTTGTTGGGCGCCATGGCCACCTGGGTCGAATCGATGCGGAACTCCAAAAAACCCCGCGACAAGTAAAAAGAACGCAAGGCTTCCAGGTCAGCATTGAGTTTGGTGCGGGAATAACGGTCAGATTTGGTGTACCAACTCATCCAGCCACCGGTATCCAAATTGAACTGGTCACGCAAGGTTTGGTCAGGAAATGACCGATTACCCACGATGTCAATCAGGCTGATTTTGGCTGGCCCCCCTTCTGTGATGGTGAATGTCAAATTGACACGGTTACGATCCACAGGAGTGGTGGTCGAGACCACTTCTGCACCATACAAACTGCGACTGATGTATTGGCGCTTGAGCTCTTGTTCGGCTTTATCAGCAAGCGCCTTGTCGTAGGGACGCCCCTCCGACAGGCCGATGTCTCTCAAGGACTTGCTCAATACATCTTTATCAAACTCCTTGAGACCAACAAACTCGACCAAAGCGATGGAGGGTCTCTCTTCCACCACCACCACCAACACATCACCTTGGGTTTCCAGGCGCACATCCTTGAAAAGGCCAAGAGCAAAAAGGGCACGGATGGCGTTCGTGCCCAAATCAACGGTGTAGCGGTCGCCAACTCTCAAGGGCAAAGATGCAAAAACTGTTCCTGGCTCTATCCGTTGCAGGCCTTCAACGCGAATGTCACGCACAGTAAATGGCTCAATCGCCAATGCGGGCAAGCTCAACATGGCGCATGCGAGGGCCCGAAATCCGATAGACAAGGCGGGAAATCGGTTATCCATAAAAATCATGTTGCAAACGTTCCAAAACGAAGGTGAAATCCGACAAACTAGAACCTGCCCACCTTGGGGTACAAGTCTAAAAAAGCCCTGAATCATGCCTTGATTCAAAGGCTTGTCCCAACTGAGCCAGAAAAGCTGAAAACTGCTGAAGATAATACATCAGGCACGCTGGGTTTCATGAAAGATGGCAAGGGCTTCATCCATGCAATCTCAGAATGCTTTGACGAGCCTCTGCTCGACTGTTTGCATCCAGAGCCAGTAAACCATCGAGACTAACCGGCTCAGCGAAGCAGGTGCGGTCCAAAGTAGACCGATTGACGTCATGAATTTGATCAAACCGGATGCGCCTGTTCAGGAAGGCGTCCACCGCAACCTCATTGGCCGCATTCAAAACAGCACAACTTCCAGGTGTGCCGCGCAAGGTCTCCCACGCCAACTGAATTCCGGGAAAACGCCTCAAGTGGCCTGGGTCATCCATGGCCTCAAAAGTCATGGCCGACAAGGCTTGGAAGTCGAGCGCCGCAGCCCCGGACTCGATACGTTCTGGCCAACTCAGACCATAAGCAATCGGCACACGCATATCTGGGGTGCCCAACTGAGCCACCACAGAATGGTCACGGTACTGCACCATGGAATGGATCACGCTTTGCGGGTGAATCACCACATCGAGTTGATCGGGTGACATACCAAACAAATAATGAGCCTCTATCACTTCCAAGGCCTTGTTCATCATGGTGGCCGAATCGACCGAAATTTTGCGTCCCATAACCCAGTTCGGGTGTAAGCAGGCTTGTTCAGGCGTCACCTGTTTCAGGGTCATGGGGTCGCGAGTTCG
Protein-coding regions in this window:
- the bamA gene encoding outer membrane protein assembly factor BamA: MDNRFPALSIGFRALACAMLSLPALAIEPFTVRDIRVEGLQRIEPGTVFASLPLRVGDRYTVDLGTNAIRALFALGLFKDVRLETQGDVLVVVVEERPSIALVEFVGLKEFDKDVLSKSLRDIGLSEGRPYDKALADKAEQELKRQYISRSLYGAEVVSTTTPVDRNRVNLTFTITEGGPAKISLIDIVGNRSFPDQTLRDQFNLDTGGWMSWYTKSDRYSRTKLNADLEALRSFYLSRGFLEFRIDSTQVAMAPNKQEMAITINITEGERFVTSGVRLEGNYLERDNEFKALIKIAVGKPYNAETVAETTKAFTEYFGKFGFAFARVEAKPEIDRQNNRVQLVLLAEPSRRAYVRRIQVAGNDRTRDEVIRREFRQLEAAWYDGDKIRLSRDRVDRLGYFTSVNIETLEVPGAPDQVDLLFTVTEKPTGSISLGAGFSSIEKIALNFGIRQDNAFGSGNFLAVEVNTSRFNQNLVISTTNPYYTQNGISRTLDIFHRTTRPFFGNLNSYRIINTGVGTRFGVPVTETDTVFLGVNFEQTQVKEGVGIQMPNLLRPYIDKQTALPLTVGWARDRRDSALVPTRGVLQRFNSDLSIAGDSHYARATYQFQQYIPLTKKYTLAFNGDVGWGEGLKGREYPLLKNFYVGGLGSVRGFERNTLGPPPSQSGNSAAFFPGGPKKLVFNAEFITPFPGAGNDKTLRLFGFTDAGRAFGANESVSLDQLRVSAGIGLSWISPMGPLRFSYATPIVKQTGDRIQPLQFQIGTSF
- a CDS encoding 1-deoxy-D-xylulose-5-phosphate reductoisomerase, which encodes MTPIQCITILGSTGSIGTSTLDVMSRHPERFRLHALTASSQVELMLAQCARFMPEVAVMAQETAGRLLAERVRAEGLSVQVRWGVAALDEVACAPDVDAVMAAIVGAAGLSPCIAAARAGKRLLLANKEALVVGGDVFMSAVREGGGTLLPIDSEHSAIFQSLPDDPTSWQRRVQKIILTASGGPFRTRDPMTLKQVTPEQACLHPNWVMGRKISVDSATMMNKALEVIEAHYLFGMSPDQLDVVIHPQSVIHSMVQYRDHSVVAQLGTPDMRVPIAYGLSWPERIESGAAALDFQALSAMTFEAMDDPGHLRRFPGIQLAWETLRGTPGSCAVLNAANEVAVDAFLNRRIRFDQIHDVNRSTLDRTCFAEPVSLDGLLALDANSRAEARQSILRLHG